In a single window of the Penaeus chinensis breed Huanghai No. 1 chromosome 4, ASM1920278v2, whole genome shotgun sequence genome:
- the LOC125025179 gene encoding thioredoxin domain-containing protein 6-like, which produces MLYLKIEEGDVVAAWYQVLGPPDLEKAQQEEPDSLVAQFGEEEFVVPAWLPRSRELQLRLAARFFPPPPDATVPRLLLLPDADHQEVLERMGVSGVQVLAHTQLTLQQEAIQSLPSLSASPLLASAAGSSVLAVVVAGEGTEECVQEFGPLHLSSDTASANAEVELFFPDFLAAQESQDEPQTQMQIEQRKEAK; this is translated from the exons ATGCTGTATCTTAA GATAGAAGAAGGGGACGTGGTAGCGGCTTGGTACCAGGTTCTAGGTCCCCCTGATCTTGAAAAGGCTCAGCAGGAAGAACCCGATTC ACTTGTGGCACAGTTCGGCGAAGAGGAATTCGTCGTCCCGGCGTGGTTGCCTCGAAGTCGGGAACTCCAGCTACGTCTGGCAGCGAGGTTCTTCCCACCACCTCCTGATGCCACTGTTCCGAGACTTTTGCTGTTGCCAGATGCTGATCACCAAGAG GTTTTGGAGCGCATGGGCGTCAGCGGCGTGCAGGTGCTGGCTCACACGCAGCTCACTCTCCAGCAGGAAGCGATTCAGTCCCTGCCCAGTCTCTCGGCCTCGCCCCTACTGGCCTCCGCTGCTGG TTCCTCCGTGCTGGCGGTGGTAGTAGCGGGCGAGGGCACGGAGGAGTGCGTGCAAGAGTTCGGGCCGCTACACTTGAGCTCGGACACCGCCAGCGCTAACGCCGAGGTGGAACTTTTCTTCCCGGATTTCCTCGCCGCGCAGGAGAGCCAGGACGAGCCGCAGACGCAGATGCAGATCGAGCAGAGGAAGGAGGCCAAGtga